A single genomic interval of Aedes aegypti strain LVP_AGWG chromosome 1, AaegL5.0 Primary Assembly, whole genome shotgun sequence harbors:
- the LOC5573865 gene encoding uncharacterized protein LOC5573865, whose amino-acid sequence MFMTYGLMEKMNVWIVILLLYYTSSDLVVGRTRSTRNIYNQKCAARLESALDTTLRRSQQRSGSSSLIDFSETGPQKQSLFNRSPYNNYDEDIEQIVSEYKHKYNNHNKNPNSGGSFFPPSGLSSTAQVEVANLKVRIPQNLQWVVVDRCHFIEQNRTLDTKLEFPDLQISGRIIMHPIGGRCDMILRLRRAGIEFRTIPLLPSGLGERSRQANVRTDSHFSEPGFISVFAHSCEGPTGIKYRINSKRRHFLAKQPSAANYDAFYSKDYGNEFQRNMEHKRSLNLDDDDGISDADVFKLTDGDSLFLSPAAFLDTDSDDPSTFSADSRTVFTDRNPFAYNAYAGNGAGWQTVETNDALDEAYSNEIDNLFSKGVRGLLTTYMQKALQPAIKETLMESMGYTLSYG is encoded by the exons ATGTTCATGACCTATGGACTCATGGAAAAGATGAACGTATGGATTGTGATTTTGCTGTTGTATTATACATCATCGGATTTAGTCGTAG gCAGAACGAGATCCACACGAAATATTTATAACCAAAAATGTGCCGCCCGATTGGAGTCTGCACTAGACACTACTCTACGTAGAAGTCAACAACGATCAGGATCGAGT TCTTTAATCGACTTTTCAGAAACAGGCCCACAAAAGCAGTCATTATTCAACCGATCGCCCTACAACAATTATGATGAAGATATTGAACAAATTGTGTCAGAGTACAAACATAAGTATAATAACCACAACAAAAATCCAAACAGTGGAGGATCTTTTTTTCCACCTTCTGGACTATCGTCAACAGCACAAGTAGAAGTAGCAAATCTCAAAGTTCGGATTCCACAAAATCTCCAATGGGTCGTCGTTGATCGATGTCATTTTATAGAACAAAATCGAACCTTGGACACCAAGCTTGAATTCCCAGATCTACAAATTAGTGGAAGGATAATAATGCACCCAATCGGAGGCCGCTGTGATATGATCCTAAGATTGCGACGAGCTGGTATTGAGTTTAGAACCATTCCACTTCTACCAAGTGGTTTGGGTGAAAGAAGCAGACAAGCTAATGTAAGAACCGATTCTCACTTCTCCGAGCCAGGTTTCATTTCGGTGTTTGCTCATAGCTGTGAGGGTCCTACTGGAATCAAGTATCGAATCAACTCCAAACGTAGACACTTCCTCGCAAAGCAGCCATCAGCAGCGAATTATGACGCGTTTTACAGTAAAGATTATGGAAATGAATTTCAACGTAATATGGAACACAAAAGATCACTCAATTTGGATGACGACGACGGGATCTCAGATGCGGACGTGTTCAAACTAACCGATGGAGATTCATTATTCCTTTCACCTGCGGCGTTTTTGGATACCGATAGTGATGATCCATCTACATTCAGTGCAGACAGTAGAACTGTGTTCACTGATCGAAATCCGTTTGCTTATAACGCCTATGCTGGTAATGGCGCTGGTTGGCAAACGGTTGAAACAAACGACGCTCTAGATGAGGCGTACTCTAATGAAATTGATAATCTGTTTTCGAAGGGCGTCCGTGGACTACTGACCACTTACATGCAGAAAGCTCTCCAGCCTGCGATTAAGGAAACTCTGATGGAAAGTATGGGTTATACGTTGTCATACGGGTAA